A single Lactuca sativa cultivar Salinas chromosome 8, Lsat_Salinas_v11, whole genome shotgun sequence DNA region contains:
- the LOC122195599 gene encoding uncharacterized protein LOC122195599, translated as MGGSSYVAVCGAALLWMVLAQSEVQEVCDMMKQALTSAVLSYRNRLYKSGEQEKMWSSSTEKNPCRRFIRCPSSLDPSKDCDFLVWMDEDLPFQWYKNKVVELHKENIDLYKDNMILSKENRELEMENKDMQKKLMNLELLEKKKRTDLFKVKVMLLSILLIFIFIWFLMV; from the exons ATGGGTGGTTCATCATACGTTGCAGTATGTGGTGCAGCATTGTTATGGATGGTCTTAGCCCAGTCAGAGGTGCAGGAGGTGTGCGACATGATGAAACAAGCACTCACATCAGCAG TTTTAAGCTATAGAAACAGACTCTATAAAAGTGGTGAACAAGAAAAGATGTGGAGTTCATCTACCGAGAAGAACCCATGTCGACGTTTCATTCGGTGCCCTAGTTCTCTG gaTCCTTCAAAAGATTGTGATTTTTTGGTATGGATGGATGAGGATTTACCTTTTCAGTGGTATAAGAATAAAGTTGTTGAGTTGCACAAGGAAAATATTGATTTGTACAAGGATAATATGATTTTGTCTAAGGAGAATAGGGAGTTGGAGATGGAGAACAAGGACATGCAGAAGAAACTTATGAATCTTGAGTTGCTCGAAAAAAAGAAGCGTACTGATTTGTTCAAGGTCAAGGTTATGTTGTTATCCATTCTTCTAATTTTCATATTCATTTGGTTTTTAATGGTGTAA